From Alphaproteobacteria bacterium, a single genomic window includes:
- a CDS encoding elongation factor G, whose translation MSESASGPRCAAFVGPYLSGKTTLLESVLFATGATNRKGSVKEGNTVGDSSDEARARQMSVEVNIACTAYLGDEWTILDCPGSVELGQEGHNALLAADIAVVVVEPDVTKAPIAAPLLKFLDDNDIPHMVFINKMDIANSTVREVIEALQAASERPLVLRQVPIRNGEEVTGYVDLISERAYEYRAGEESKLIEIPDDLQDRGQEARQELLESLADFDDTLLEQLLEDTVPPKEEVYTYLKANLQQDRVVPVLLGSAENDGGVWRLLKALRHDTPEVDALAARLGVGDGEPVAQVFKTYNLPRAGKLSMARVLAGEIADGMTLNGTRVGGMFKMLGLGQEKIAKAAPGAVVALGRMEDVKTGDTLTPSGTRPADMSPWPDPLDALFNMAIVAEDRGDEVKMSTGIAKLIEEDPSVTVEHNQDTGEHLLWGQGEIHLQIAADKLKSKYNIGVSARRPQVPYKETIRKRIEQHARHKKQSGGHGQFGDVVVEIKPQPRGAGFEFTNKVVGGAIPRQFIPSVENGVKEHLGRGPLGFPVVDVAVELNDGQHHSVDSSDQAFRMAGRQAMNEGLPKCDPVLLEPILDVAVSVPSDFTSNVQRIVSGRRGQILGFDAKPGWTGWDEVKAQIPQAEMHDLIIELRSATMGIGFFSWEFDRLQELTGRLAEQVVAARAEALAKN comes from the coding sequence GTGAGTGAATCTGCGTCGGGGCCGCGTTGCGCGGCATTCGTCGGACCCTATCTCAGCGGCAAGACCACATTGTTGGAAAGCGTTCTCTTCGCCACCGGGGCGACGAATCGCAAGGGCTCGGTCAAGGAAGGCAACACGGTCGGTGATTCGTCGGACGAGGCGCGGGCGCGGCAGATGAGTGTCGAGGTCAACATCGCCTGCACCGCCTATCTCGGCGACGAGTGGACGATCCTCGACTGTCCGGGGTCGGTCGAGCTGGGTCAGGAAGGTCACAACGCCCTGCTGGCGGCCGATATCGCGGTCGTCGTCGTCGAGCCCGACGTCACCAAGGCGCCGATCGCCGCGCCGCTGCTCAAGTTCCTCGACGACAACGACATCCCGCACATGGTGTTCATCAACAAGATGGATATCGCCAACAGCACCGTGCGCGAAGTCATCGAGGCGCTGCAGGCGGCATCCGAGCGGCCGCTGGTCCTGCGCCAGGTGCCAATCCGCAACGGCGAGGAGGTGACCGGCTACGTCGACCTGATCAGCGAGCGCGCTTATGAGTACCGCGCCGGCGAGGAATCGAAGCTGATCGAGATTCCCGACGACTTGCAGGACCGCGGCCAGGAGGCGCGCCAGGAGCTGCTGGAATCGCTGGCCGATTTCGATGATACCTTGCTTGAGCAGTTGCTCGAGGACACGGTGCCGCCGAAGGAGGAGGTCTACACCTATCTCAAGGCGAACCTGCAGCAGGACCGGGTGGTGCCGGTTCTCCTCGGCTCGGCGGAGAACGACGGCGGCGTGTGGCGGCTGTTGAAGGCGCTGCGCCACGACACGCCGGAGGTCGACGCCTTGGCCGCCCGTCTCGGGGTCGGCGACGGCGAGCCGGTCGCCCAGGTGTTCAAGACCTATAACCTGCCCCGTGCCGGGAAGCTGTCGATGGCCCGTGTCCTGGCGGGTGAAATCGCCGACGGCATGACGCTCAATGGGACCCGTGTCGGCGGCATGTTCAAGATGCTGGGACTGGGCCAGGAGAAGATAGCCAAGGCGGCACCCGGGGCGGTCGTCGCCCTCGGCCGCATGGAAGACGTCAAGACCGGCGATACGCTGACTCCATCGGGTACGCGGCCCGCCGACATGTCGCCGTGGCCCGACCCGCTGGATGCCCTGTTCAACATGGCCATCGTCGCCGAGGACCGTGGCGACGAGGTCAAGATGTCGACCGGCATCGCCAAGCTGATCGAGGAGGACCCCTCGGTCACCGTCGAGCACAATCAGGACACCGGCGAACACCTGTTGTGGGGGCAGGGCGAGATCCATCTTCAGATCGCCGCCGACAAGCTGAAATCGAAATACAATATCGGCGTCTCGGCGCGGCGCCCGCAGGTCCCCTACAAGGAAACGATCCGCAAGAGGATCGAACAGCATGCGCGCCACAAGAAGCAATCGGGCGGGCATGGCCAGTTCGGTGACGTCGTCGTCGAAATCAAGCCGCAGCCGCGCGGTGCCGGCTTCGAATTCACCAACAAGGTGGTCGGCGGAGCGATCCCGCGCCAGTTCATTCCGTCGGTCGAAAACGGCGTAAAGGAGCATCTCGGCCGCGGCCCCCTCGGTTTCCCCGTGGTCGACGTCGCGGTCGAGCTCAATGACGGCCAGCACCATTCGGTCGACAGCTCGGACCAGGCCTTCCGCATGGCCGGCCGGCAGGCGATGAACGAGGGGCTGCCGAAATGCGATCCGGTACTACTCGAGCCGATCCTCGACGTCGCCGTTTCGGTGCCCAGCGATTTCACGTCGAACGTGCAGCGCATCGTCAGCGGCCGCCGCGGCCAGATCCTCGGCTTCGATGCCAAGCCCGGCTGGACCGGTTGGGACGAGGTCAAGGCGCAGATCCCGCAGGCCGAGATGCACGACCTGATCATCGAACTGCGGTCGGCGACCATGGGCATCGGATTCTTCAGCTGGGAATTCGACCGTCTGCAGGAATTGACCGGCCGGCTCGCCGAACAGGTCGTCGCCGCCCGCGCCGAGGCGCTGGCCAAGAACTGA
- a CDS encoding MFS transporter, which produces MIWPTRGLWRHPDFLKLWAAQAVSAFGSRISRTALPILALLTIGASPAEIGILSALSVAPGVVVGLVMGGRVDRSAKRPLLIGADLVRAALLLTVPLAAWLDLLAMAQLYLVAAGVGAATTLFQIADNAYLPALIGKPDLVEGNAKLESTDAVAEIGGPSVAGILIELISAPATILVDAFTYLVSAAFLHRIRKPEPPAKPETERPTMARDLAVGLRAAFGHPLVRPLFVVESLGALSGGFFYALYMIFTIDTLGLSPGTVGVLIGIGGIGALLGAVLARHVTTRWRLGPAMIAMLAAGQAAALLIPLAQGPLWLMLGFLVTHQLIGDGLIVAYAVQAVSLRQTVLPLAVLGRANATLHVLTGVLVPTGALLAGWLATELDVRTAVWIGVIGGLTAPLVLALSPIRALRRMPDPA; this is translated from the coding sequence ATGATTTGGCCGACACGGGGATTGTGGCGCCACCCCGACTTCCTCAAGCTATGGGCGGCGCAGGCGGTCAGCGCCTTCGGCAGCCGCATCAGCCGCACTGCGCTGCCCATCCTCGCACTGCTGACAATCGGCGCCAGCCCGGCCGAAATCGGCATCCTGTCGGCGTTGTCGGTCGCCCCCGGCGTGGTTGTCGGCCTGGTCATGGGTGGGCGGGTCGACCGCTCGGCCAAGCGCCCGTTGCTGATCGGCGCCGACCTGGTTCGCGCCGCCCTGTTGCTGACCGTGCCGCTGGCCGCTTGGCTCGATCTGCTGGCGATGGCTCAGCTCTATCTGGTCGCCGCCGGTGTCGGCGCGGCGACGACCCTGTTCCAAATCGCCGACAACGCCTACCTGCCGGCACTGATCGGAAAGCCGGATCTGGTCGAGGGCAATGCCAAGCTGGAATCGACCGACGCCGTCGCCGAGATCGGTGGGCCGAGCGTCGCCGGTATCCTCATCGAGCTGATCTCGGCGCCGGCGACGATCCTTGTCGATGCGTTCACCTACCTGGTGTCGGCGGCGTTCCTTCATCGCATCCGCAAACCCGAGCCGCCGGCCAAACCCGAGACCGAGCGCCCGACCATGGCCCGCGATTTGGCGGTCGGCCTGCGCGCCGCGTTCGGCCACCCGCTGGTGCGGCCGTTGTTCGTGGTCGAGAGCCTCGGCGCCCTGTCCGGCGGGTTCTTCTATGCCCTCTACATGATCTTCACCATCGACACCCTCGGCCTGTCGCCGGGGACGGTCGGCGTGCTGATCGGCATCGGCGGGATCGGCGCCTTGCTCGGCGCCGTGCTCGCCCGCCACGTCACCACGCGGTGGCGGTTGGGCCCGGCGATGATCGCGATGCTCGCGGCCGGCCAGGCCGCCGCGCTGCTGATCCCGCTGGCCCAGGGCCCGCTCTGGCTGATGCTCGGTTTCCTCGTCACCCACCAGCTGATCGGCGACGGCTTGATAGTGGCCTATGCGGTGCAGGCGGTCAGCCTGCGCCAGACCGTGCTGCCGCTCGCCGTCCTCGGCCGCGCCAACGCAACCCTGCACGTCCTGACCGGCGTGCTGGTGCCGACCGGCGCCCTGCTCGCCGGCTGGCTGGCGACCGAGCTCGATGTCCGCACCGCGGTATGGATCGGTGTGATCGGCGGCCTGACGGCACCGCTGGTCCTCGCGCTGTCGCCGATTCGCGCCCTGCGGCGCATGCCTGACCCGGCGTAG
- a CDS encoding hydratase yields MALSDVAVEQAVRLLLAARGDHRRIESFPAECRPATMADGYRIQDGVAAALDVPRAGWKIACTSDEACEILSADGPFPGRVFASVLVDSPAELSAGAFHFRGLEGEFAFRLGADLPPSGAPYSAGDMASAIECLYPAIEIVNSRFIEWTKAGAPSLAADNAVNGALVIGPAVTGWQSTDLAAHGVSLSVNGAVRQTGTGADVLGNPLAALAWLANDRADWIGGLKAGDVVTTGTCTGIVYAEAGDSATADFGDLGAVTVAFTD; encoded by the coding sequence ATGGCGCTGTCCGACGTGGCGGTGGAACAAGCGGTGCGGCTGCTGTTGGCGGCGCGCGGCGATCACCGCCGGATCGAGTCGTTTCCGGCCGAATGCCGCCCGGCGACGATGGCCGACGGCTACCGCATCCAGGATGGTGTGGCGGCGGCGCTCGATGTGCCGCGCGCGGGCTGGAAAATCGCCTGCACCAGCGACGAGGCGTGTGAAATACTAAGTGCCGACGGACCGTTTCCGGGCCGGGTGTTCGCCTCCGTGCTGGTCGACAGCCCGGCCGAACTGTCGGCCGGCGCGTTTCATTTTCGCGGCCTCGAGGGCGAATTCGCCTTTCGTCTCGGCGCCGACCTGCCGCCGTCGGGGGCGCCCTACAGCGCCGGCGATATGGCGTCGGCGATCGAATGCCTGTATCCCGCGATCGAGATCGTCAATAGCCGGTTCATCGAATGGACCAAGGCCGGCGCGCCATCCCTGGCCGCCGACAATGCGGTCAACGGCGCGCTGGTCATCGGCCCGGCGGTGACCGGTTGGCAGAGCACGGATCTGGCCGCTCATGGCGTTTCGCTGTCGGTCAACGGCGCGGTCAGGCAGACCGGCACCGGCGCTGACGTTCTCGGCAACCCCCTGGCGGCGCTAGCCTGGCTGGCCAATGACCGGGCGGACTGGATCGGCGGTCTCAAGGCCGGCGACGTGGTCACCACCGGCACCTGCACCGGGATCGTCTATGCCGAGGCGGGGGATAGCGCGACCGCCGATTTCGGTGACCTCGGCGCCGTCACCGTGGCTTTCACCGACTGA
- a CDS encoding LysE family translocator: MDFSVWLAFFAAAAIVIVAPGPSTLLVVAHGLSFGRRPTMATILGVISADSTHVVVAAFGLTALLAISAQVFTVMKWVGVAYLIYLGIRYWRAGPIDLGGGAQNGQGSTRKRFLQGYLVTLTNPKPILFYVAFFPQFLDPAAAQGPQFAIMGATFVAIAFAVMSLYATFAGRVRRWFNTSRRQLLLNRGAGTVLIGAGLILAGLRRS, translated from the coding sequence ATGGATTTCAGTGTCTGGCTCGCGTTCTTCGCCGCCGCCGCCATCGTCATCGTGGCGCCGGGGCCGAGTACGCTGCTCGTCGTCGCCCACGGGCTCAGCTTCGGTCGCCGTCCGACGATGGCGACCATCCTCGGCGTCATTTCCGCCGACAGTACCCATGTCGTGGTCGCCGCTTTCGGCTTGACCGCGCTGCTGGCGATCTCGGCGCAGGTTTTCACGGTCATGAAATGGGTCGGCGTCGCCTATCTGATCTACCTCGGTATTCGCTACTGGCGAGCCGGGCCGATCGATCTCGGCGGCGGCGCCCAAAACGGGCAGGGGTCGACGCGCAAACGCTTCCTGCAGGGCTATTTGGTGACGCTCACCAATCCCAAGCCGATATTGTTCTATGTCGCGTTCTTCCCCCAATTCCTCGATCCGGCAGCGGCCCAGGGACCGCAATTCGCCATCATGGGAGCGACCTTCGTCGCGATCGCCTTCGCCGTGATGTCGTTGTACGCCACCTTCGCCGGCCGGGTCAGGCGCTGGTTCAATACCTCGCGGCGCCAGCTGCTGCTCAATCGCGGCGCGGGCACTGTCTTAATCGGCGCCGGCCTAATTCTGGCCGGCCTGCGACGCTCCTAG